Proteins from a single region of Maledivibacter sp.:
- a CDS encoding ABC transporter permease codes for MRKYIFKRIIISFFTIIVLVTAVFFLVRLMPGDPFASEKMTPEIRANLEKYYGLDKPVIIQYFTYISNLLRGDLGYSMNYVNITVNSIIKDSFPNSANLGIRAMVFAVSLGLIFGIRAALSRGKFLDYLCIIIAIIGTSVPDFIMGSLLQYFFGIKWGLLPVAQWKGFRYTILPSIALGFYTLALVSRLMRASMLEVVQQDYIKTAKSKGISKFRITSKHQIRNAILPIITVLGPITASVLTGTFVIESIFAIPGMGKYYVAGVQTLDYTLILGMTVFYGTFLVIANTIVDILYGFIDPRIRIIEK; via the coding sequence ATGCGGAAGTATATATTTAAAAGAATTATAATTTCTTTTTTTACAATTATAGTACTGGTAACGGCAGTATTCTTTTTAGTTAGGCTTATGCCCGGAGACCCTTTTGCAAGTGAAAAAATGACACCGGAAATAAGAGCGAATCTTGAAAAATACTATGGATTAGATAAACCGGTAATCATTCAATACTTTACCTATATTTCAAATTTACTAAGGGGTGATTTAGGTTACTCCATGAATTATGTCAATATAACAGTTAATAGTATAATAAAAGATTCATTTCCAAATTCAGCTAATCTTGGTATCCGGGCCATGGTATTTGCAGTATCCCTGGGATTAATATTTGGAATTAGAGCGGCTTTGAGCAGGGGAAAATTTCTAGATTATTTATGTATTATTATAGCAATAATTGGAACTTCAGTTCCAGATTTTATCATGGGCTCCTTGCTGCAATATTTTTTCGGAATAAAATGGGGACTGCTTCCAGTGGCCCAGTGGAAAGGTTTTAGATATACAATATTACCTTCAATAGCATTAGGATTTTACACATTAGCATTGGTATCTAGACTAATGAGGGCAAGTATGCTTGAAGTAGTTCAACAGGATTATATAAAAACAGCTAAATCAAAGGGTATATCCAAGTTCAGAATTACATCTAAGCACCAAATAAGAAATGCAATACTACCAATTATAACAGTACTTGGACCTATTACTGCATCGGTCCTTACGGGGACATTTGTTATAGAATCTATTTTTGCAATACCGGGTATGGGGAAATATTATGTGGCAGGGGTACAAACCTTAGATTACACATTGATTTTAGGAATGACAGTGTTTTATGGAACCTTTCTTGTTATTGCCAATACAATCGTAGATATATTATATGGATTTATAGATCCAAGAATAAGAATTATTGAAAAGTAG
- a CDS encoding ABC transporter permease gives MDTYKTVDETKFRVVGKNNEKMEEISRPNLTYWKDVWRRIKKNKVAFTGLMIIIIYIVLAIAGPYMVDYKYTTTNAQETNLTMSQKHWFGTDSLGRDLWARIWNGARVSLMIGFTATLINSFLGVLVGGLSGYYGGKIDMVIMRIIDVLYGIPYIIVAILVMVVLGAGVMPLIIAMIIVGWIGTARFIRGEVIRIREQDYVAAAKILGVSDFTIIYKHIVPNIMGLIITNWTMSVPNAIFSEAFLSYIGLGIQPPECSWGQLAKAGARLFKVYPYQLFIPAFFISTTMLALNLLGDGLRDAFDPKLRGL, from the coding sequence ATGGATACTTATAAAACTGTAGATGAAACAAAGTTTAGAGTTGTAGGAAAAAACAATGAGAAAATGGAAGAGATATCAAGACCAAACTTAACTTACTGGAAGGATGTATGGAGAAGAATAAAGAAAAATAAAGTGGCTTTTACTGGATTAATGATAATAATTATATATATTGTTTTAGCTATTGCAGGTCCATACATGGTAGATTATAAGTATACTACTACAAATGCTCAAGAAACTAATTTAACTATGTCTCAAAAACATTGGTTTGGAACGGATTCACTGGGAAGAGATTTATGGGCTAGAATATGGAATGGGGCCCGGGTATCCCTTATGATAGGGTTTACTGCAACGTTAATAAATTCCTTTTTAGGAGTGCTGGTGGGAGGCCTGTCGGGATATTACGGCGGTAAAATTGATATGGTCATCATGAGGATTATTGATGTATTATATGGTATTCCATATATAATCGTTGCAATTTTAGTTATGGTTGTATTAGGGGCAGGGGTTATGCCGTTGATAATAGCCATGATAATAGTAGGATGGATAGGTACAGCTAGATTTATTAGAGGGGAAGTAATAAGGATAAGGGAACAAGATTATGTGGCCGCGGCAAAAATTTTAGGGGTGTCGGATTTTACTATAATATATAAACATATTGTTCCTAATATCATGGGATTAATAATAACAAATTGGACAATGTCAGTACCTAATGCAATATTTTCAGAAGCTTTTCTAAGTTATATTGGACTTGGAATACAGCCCCCAGAATGTAGTTGGGGACAATTGGCAAAGGCAGGGGCACGATTATTTAAGGTTTATCCATATCAATTATTCATACCTGCTTTTTTTATAAGTACGACAA